TCGCTTCCTTTTTTCCCAGGCCCGTTCTTTGTGTCTCTCGAATCGGGACCGCCTATCACACTGGCGTGCTGACATCCATGGGCTGGTGGTTGTTGATCATGGATCCTCTCTCTCGCCCTGACTCTCCCTTCTCTTGATATCCCTTCCCTCCAACATCGTCACCACCGTCTGGAGACTCGAGACTTGTTCAAACTCCCCAGGCATTATCGTCAATTGCGCACCTGTTCCTCCCGTAACTGGTTGACCGACGGGGAACCCATCTGCGCCAATGATCGCCGCCGTCTGATGCTCGTCCGGCCCGACATCGCCAGCTGAACCCAAGGTTTCAAGCTCTTCTTGAACACCGCAGCTCGCAACCATGTCGCGCTTCTGCGGGCTCTTTGTACGTGCCTCCCCTCTCATCTAGCTTGCCCACCTCATTCGAGTCAATCGCTAACCTTTGCAGCCGAGCCGCCGCCGGTCCAGGCGCGAGAAGCCCCAGCGCACGCCGACAATGTCAATCTTTGGCAACAACATCCACTCCCTTGGCGACCTGGCGAATCTGATCGGAATCACCACCGTCGCGTCCCCGCGCCAGGCACACGGCTGGCAgaagcagccgcagccgaagccgaagGCCCCCGCGACCGATGAATGCTCCAGCAGGAGTTCCGCCCAACCAGCTGCTCCCAACCCTGAATTTCACCTCAGCGTTGCGATGCATGAGGCCCTAAGCCGTATCTTCAACGACCTGCGTGGTCCAGATGCTCTTCTGACCCGAGCCAAGTTCGCCGAGTTTCTACAGAATGTTCAAGGAGAGACCAAGGTGGACTTGAGCAAGGACAACTACGCTCTGGGCGAGTTCCTCTACATATGGCACACATGGTCTTCAGAGGCTATCGCACCCTTGCCAGAGAAGGATCTGTCAAAGCCCCTCACCAACTacttcatcaacagcagTCACAATACCTACTTGGTCGGGAATCAgctggcctcgagaagctccccGGAAGCGTACAGAAACGTATGTTGGATACCGCACATCTCCACCCGCATCATGCCTCATATGAGTAGTCTTTACTGACTGGAAGTCCTGCAGGTCCTTCTACGAGGTTGCCGTTGTATCGAGATTGACGTGTGGAACGGGGATGCCGTCGTTTCAACGAGCAGATCCAGGTCTCCTAAGGGGGACCACAAGCGCGGTCTGTCAGGTGAATCATTGCCCAACGCCGCCACGACGGTGCGTGAGGCCATTGAAGACTGGTCAGGCAATCGATCCCGTAGTGCTAGCGCCAGCAGTCGACGGGAGACGGAACCCTCCCCGCGCTCAAGCACCCAGCAATTGCCGCTGGAGACCCGCGAGTCTGGAGATCGTCTTGATGTTTCAAAGCCCGCGCGGACTCGACAGTCGTTCCCAAAGAGCGAGCCCATCGTGACGCACGGATGGACTCTCACCACCCCCTGCGGCTTTCGAGAGGTGTGCAAGACTGTAAGTGAGGTTGCTTTTATTGACAATGACCTACCTATCATTGTCAGTCTTGAGGTGCACGCCGATCCAGACCAGCAGGAGCTCATGGTTCTCATCATGAAGGAGGAATGGGGAGAGATGCTTGTGGACAAGCCATTCGAAGGCTGTGACCCCAAGTTTCAACTTCCTAAGCTGAGCGAGCTGCGCAACAAgatcctcgtcaaggtcaaaAAGGCCCCAGCGAAGATTGTCGTCCCACCCAGCACCATAGACTTACCTGCCATCTGCGCGAACGACGAAGATGCCTCAGGAtctgaagacgaggaagcaTCCCAAGGATCGGGTGCCCTTCTTCTGAGCTCAAGCAGCAGTGCTCCTCCGCAGTCCAAGAGCTCCAAGGTGGCCATCTGTGAGAGCCTAGGAAATCTGGCA
This window of the Fusarium keratoplasticum isolate Fu6.1 chromosome 3, whole genome shotgun sequence genome carries:
- a CDS encoding Phosphoinositide phospholipase C; amino-acid sequence: MSRFCGLFPSRRRSRREKPQRTPTMSIFGNNIHSLGDLANLIGITTVASPRQAHGWQKQPQPKPKAPATDECSSRSSAQPAAPNPEFHLSVAMHEALSRIFNDLRGPDALLTRAKFAEFLQNVQGETKVDLSKDNYALGEFLYIWHTWSSEAIAPLPEKDLSKPLTNYFINSSHNTYLVGNQLASRSSPEAYRNVLLRGCRCIEIDVWNGDAVVSTSRSRSPKGDHKRGLSGESLPNAATTVREAIEDWSGNRSRSASASSRRETEPSPRSSTQQLPLETRESGDRLDVSKPARTRQSFPKSEPIVTHGWTLTTPCGFREVCKTVSEVAFIDNDLPIIVSLEVHADPDQQELMVLIMKEEWGEMLVDKPFEGCDPKFQLPKLSELRNKILVKVKKAPAKIVVPPSTIDLPAICANDEDASGSEDEEASQGSGALLLSSSSSAPPQSKSSKVAICESLGNLAVYTRSQHYKSLATKEAKIPPHIFSISENRILELHQKQHRDMFTHNKGYFMRAFPAGRRIDSSNPDPSRFWRGGVQMVAMNWQNLDEGMMLNEGMFADEKGWVLKPEGYQSSNKSAETQSEATPGCTMNLRITVFAGQRIPVQAGDAADHNRSASTIRPLIKVELHVDKPDDVERDGQMQEYNYKGRTRTSKTDHPDFGPSGSTLEFLNTPKVVEELSFVRFKIEDDSSKIGSSPLLAWACIRLDRLRPGYRLIRLMDSTCHAVPGGKLLVKIDKTFV